A genomic window from Lycium barbarum isolate Lr01 chromosome 4, ASM1917538v2, whole genome shotgun sequence includes:
- the LOC132636055 gene encoding photosynthetic NDH subunit of subcomplex B 2, chloroplastic, whose translation MAAAAALLSLSLPKLNLVNKASTCVADTLEQRFGRKGIKFSEPGYVELTVRNGSSVKLHIPNAHVTSYKPKVYWKDDGFEEVLYTLPPPPSSSSSSNNSRGGIGLVINEILEPNPQAKTTAAAAAAAASEWTVTDVDSDSIDALQVELSCSRGTLDINYVMSLYPLSMVTAIIVKNNGKKPVKLTTAILSHLKSKTRGGTGIQGLRSCTYCTHPPLPSSFEILSPAEAMKTEEPDLFSFGWEPEKKPGIWSTQDVPITVLKHKLSRLYSVPPHEKAKEFYNSIPSKYETIDQGRELFFRIIRMGFEDIYLSSPGSFSDNYGKDYFICTGPASMLVPLIVNPGEEWRGAQVIEHDNL comes from the exons ATGGCTGCTGCAGCAGCTCTTTTATCTCTTTCTCTACCTAAGCTCAATTTGGTAAATAAAGCCAGCACTTGTGTTGCTGACACTCTTGAACAGAGATTTGGTCGTAAAGGCATCAAATTTTCAGAGCCAGGGTATGTTGAGCTGACGGTTAGAAATGGAAGTTCAGTCAAACTACACATACCCAATGCCCATGTCACTTCTTACAAGCCAAAAGTTTATTGGAAAGATGATGGCTTTGAGGAAGTTCTTTATAcccttcctcctcctccttcttcttcttcttcttctaataATTCAAGAGGCGGCATTGGTTTGGTAATCAATGAAATCTTGGAGCCTAATCCCCAAGCAAagacaacagcagcagcagcagcagcagcagcttcTGAGTGGACTGTCACAGATGTTGATTCTGACTCTATTGATGCTCTCCAG GTTGAATTGAGCTGCAGCCGAGGGACTCTGGATATTAACTATGTGATGTCACTCTATCCACTGAGCATGGTAACAGCAATTATAGTGAAGAACAATGGCAAAAAGCCTGTCAAGTTAACGACTGCTATACTAAGCCATTTGAAGTCCAAGACAAGAGGAGGGACAGGAATACAAGGACTCCGGAGCTGCACTTATTGCACACATCCTCCTTTGCCTTCTTCGTTTGAAATTTTATCTCCAGCCGAAGCTATGAAAACTGAGGAACCTGATCTTTTCTCTTTTGGTTGGGAGCCAGAAAAGAAGCCCGGCATATGGTCGACTCAAGATGTGCCCATCACTGTCCTCAAGCACAAGCTCAGTAGACTTTACAGTGTTCCACCACACGAAAAAGCAAAGGAATTTTATAATTCAATACCTTCAAAATATGAAACCATCGATCAG GGTCGTGAGCTCTTCTTCAGGATAATACGTATGGGATTTGAAGATATTTACTTATCAAGTCCAGGTTCATTTTCAGACAATTATGGGAAGGATTACTTTATCTGCACAGGCCCTGCTTCAATGTTGGTTCCTCTTATTGTAAATCCtggtgaagagtggagaggagcACAAGTTATTGAGCATGATAATTTATGA
- the LOC132636054 gene encoding protein NDH-DEPENDENT CYCLIC ELECTRON FLOW 5, translated as MAAINSCLLSLNMISGSRSPRKSISIVRPHLHYSSLTRNIPLPGVASISYPEYLESEFSGHGVTFTGVNESCVVHMALENGSIANLMLPSGLITSYKAQMWHGGTMELLHTTVSQGQDGSAVIEGGVSPACSCENDEGLSWSPSSWALHQVKGDPQGSIQVELISRGSDGKIEAKYMVTLQQDVLTSEIRVFNLGISSLRMMGSVLSHLTVSTPEASYAVGLQGSDFFSKPPFLANFSILPPGFGKRNNQASKKYWVEEIFSSWGTKNQNYEETEKELEGEETENYKHLTDEMSKIYKSAPRNFTLIDRGRRNSVVVGRDGFNEVYVLSPGSRHESYGRYSYICVGQVALLQPIIIESQTEWRGKQSLHNPNM; from the exons ATGGCTGCCATTAACTCTTGTCTCCTCTCTCTGAATATGATCTCCGGTTCTAGATCCCCGAGGAAAAGCATATCCATAGTTCGTCCTCATCTCCACTACAGTAGCTTAACAAGAAATATTCCATTGCCAGGGGTAGCTTCAATCTCATACCCGGAATACTTGGAAAGTGAGTTCAGTGGACATGGAGTCACCTTCACAGGAGTTAATGAGAGCTGTGTTGTCCACATGGCGTTGGAGAATGGAAGTATAGCTAACTTGATGCTTCCAAGTGGTTTGATCACATCATACAAAGCTCAAATGTGGCATGGAGGCACAATGGAGTTGCTTCATACCACTGTCTCACAAGGACAGGATGGTTCAGCAGTCATTGAAGGAGGAGTTTCACCAGCCTGCAGTTGCGAGAACGATGAAGGTCTTTCATGGTCGCCAAGTTCTTGGGCTCTTCATCAAGTTAAAGGAGATCCTCAAGGATCTATTCAG GTGGAATTGATTTCCAGAGGTTCAGATGGAAAGATTGAGGCTAAGTATATGGTTACTCTGCAACAAGACGTTTTAACTTCAGAGATTAGAGTATTTAATTTAGGTATTTCGAGCCTCCGGATGATGGGTTCAGTTCTTAGCCATCTGACAGTAAGCACACCAGAAGCCAGCTACGCAGTGGGACTGCAAGGGTCAGATTTCTTCAGTAAGCCTCCATTTTTAGCTAACTTCAGCATTCTTCCTCCTGGCTTTGGGAAGAGGAACAATCAGGCTTCTAAGAAATACTGGGTTGAGGAAATATTCTCAAGCTGGGGTACAAAAAATCAAAACTACGAGGAAACAGAAAAAGAGTTGGAGGGTGAAGAAACAGAAAACTACAAGCATTTGACTGATGAAATGAGCAAAATTTATAAAAGCGCACCTAGGAACTTCACACTCATTGATCGG GGAAGACGAAACTCAGTGGTAGTAGGACGGGACGGGTTCAACGAAGTGTACGTGCTGAGTCCTGGCTCAAGACATGAAAGTTATGGCAGATACTCTTACATATGTGTTGGGCAAGTCGCTTTGCTTCAACCAATAATCATAGAATCTCAGACTGAATGGAGAGGTAAACAAAGCTTGCATAACCCAAATATGTGA